In Hemibagrus wyckioides isolate EC202008001 linkage group LG21, SWU_Hwy_1.0, whole genome shotgun sequence, the following proteins share a genomic window:
- the LOC131342221 gene encoding uncharacterized protein LOC131342221, with amino-acid sequence MKVTGILLMVCLSVMHSHTFPDISAIVDTGPVSLPCTCSGEEVEWTIFSPIKATIAGCHHGVCEIKPPFKKSFSFLGNTSSGNFSISINSTRYNDHGMYRCTCNGVQVSAGKLHVYDPRIVTVVEGNNITLPCYGDTRLDAEDVQWKKDGKYLPGYASAKPSETSAGRFSVSKQGFQNGDLSLHISSVSLSDAGFYLCLIHRESREGDPRAVVLMVEKHQPAHQPPTTPNCCTRYLGVAVALVLAVIFGAIIYMRIKDCKKPGEERSQSTREVIPTSSVQEESPMILKNSSTCIIQD; translated from the exons ATGAAGGTCACAGGCATCCTCCTGATGG TTTGTCTGTCCGTGATGCACTCCCACACTTTCCCGGACATATCCGCCATAGTGGACACGGGTCCCGTGTCTCTTCCATGTACCTGCTCTGGTGAAGAAGTTGAGTGGACCATCTTCTCCCCCATTAAAGCCACCATTGCTGGATGTCACCATGGGGTGTGTGAGATTAAGCCACCTTTTAAGAAAAGCTTTTCGTTCTTGGGCAATACCAGCAGTGGAAATTTCTCCATAAGCATCAATTCAACTCGCTACAACGATCATGGCATGTACAGATGTACCTGTAATGGAGTACAAGTTAGTGCAGGAAAACTACATGTTTATG ACCCTAGGATTGTGACGGTTGTTGAAGGGAACAACATCACCCTCCCCTGCTATGGAGACACTCGGCTTGATGCTGAAGATGTTCAGTGGAAGAAAGATGGGAAATATTTGCCGGGGTACGCTTCTGCAAAGCCCAGTGAAACCTCAGCAGGCAGATTTTCAGTGTCAAAACAAGGCTTTCAAAATGGCGATCTCTCACTCCACATCAGTTCAGTTAGCCTGTCTGATGCTGGATTTTATCTGTGCCTTATTCACAGAGAATCTCGAGAGGGAGACCCACGTGCTGTTGTCCTAATGGTGGAAA AACACCAACCGGCGCACCAACCACCCACAACGCCCAACTGCTGCACACGATATCTAGGAGTAGCAGTAGCACTGGTCCTTGCAGTCATTTTCGGAGCGATTATTTACATGAGAATAAAGGACTGCAAAAAACCTGGAGAAGAGAGATCCCAAAGCACTAGAGAAGTGATACCCACCAGTTCTGTACAAGAAGAATCCCCAATGATCCTAAAAAATTCTTCAACATGTATAATCCAGGATTAA